The following nucleotide sequence is from Fibrobacter sp. UBA4297.
TTCTGGAGGCCAAGGAATGTTCCGAGACGGCCCATGCCTGCCTGGACTTCGTCGACAATCACGAGGCAGCCGAATTCTTTCTTCAAGCTGTTGATTGCAGCGACCATTTCATCGGAAACGGTCATCACGCCACCTTCAGCAGCGAGAGATTCAAGCATAATGGCGCAAGTGTCGTTGTTGACTTCGGCCTTGAGGGCAGCCACATCGTTCCAAGGAACGTGAACAAAGTCACCCGGCATAGAGCCAAAGCCTTCGCGGATGGCCGGCTGACCCGTTGCAGAAAGGGCAGCAAATGTACGACCGTGGAAGCTGTTGATGAACGTTACGATCTTCTGGCGGTTCTTTTCACCCTTGCGATCGAAATACTTACGAGCAAACTTGATGCAGCCTTCGTTAGCTTCGGTACCGGAGTTGCAGAAGAATGCCTTGTCGAAACCCGTTGCAGCGAGGAGAGCCTTAGCGAGGTTCACCTGCGGGTAGTTCGGATAAAGGTTCGAAATGTGGAAGAAGCTGTCCATCTGTTCTTCGACAGCCTTCTTGATAGCAGCATTCTGGTGACCGAGAGCGTTCACGGCAATGCCAGCGACAAAGTCAAGATACTTCTTGCCGTTCTTGTCGAACAAGTAAGAACCTTCGCCACGGACAAATTCAATATTGGCCTTGCCATAAAGCGGGGCGATAAACTGCTTGTCTTCTTCAAAAACGGAATTAGCCAAGGATTGTGCCATAGTTCAGTTCTCCATTAATTTGTTTTACAAAGTGGTCGGCATCCTTCCAGCCGACAATGTGAATGCTCTTGAGGCCGCGTTCAATACTCTTGAAGCTTTCGCGGACCTTCGGGATCATGCCGCCGTTGATGACGCCAGAAGCAATGAGGGCTTCGCTTGCATCTTCCGTGAGTTCAGGAATGACGGTCTTGGAGTCGTCCATCACGCCCGGAACATCGCTCACCAGCACGAACTGGTCAGCGTGGAGTGCCACAGCCAGTTCGCTTGCGGCAGTATCAGCATTCACGTTCCAGCTCACAGCCTTGCCGTTTTCGTCCGGACCGATAGAAATCGGGCTTACGACCGGAACAAAGCCTGCAGACCAAAGTGTTTCCACAATCTGCGGATTGACCTTCTTGACTTCGCCCACGAGGCCAAGATCCACCTTGCCCTGCTTCTTGACCACTTCAAACAACTTGCCATCGACGCCACTGAGGCCGACAGCGTTGCAATTGTTTTCGAGGAGCATTCGCACGAGCTTCTTGTTGACGTGTCCCGAGAGCGTCATTTCGACCATCTTCATGATAGAAGGCGTCGTGACTCGGAGACCGTCGATAAAGGTGGGTTGTTCTCGGAGCAAGGAGATGTTTTCGTTGATGTCCTTGCCACCGCCGTGCACCACGGCCACTTGGCAGCCCATAGCCGGAAGCTTGCTGACTGCCGCCACAAAATCGGCCAACTTGGCTTCGTCGATTGCCAAGCTGCCACCAATTTTTACAACCACTTTTTTCATCGCTTACGATGTCCTCTTAATTCTCAGGCGAAAAGCGAGCACCATTGCCCGGATTAACCCGAAAAATTTACCGCAAATTTAGAAAAAGGAATTATCGGCTAACCGCCAGAGACTCATTTTTTAAATGAAAAAAAGCACGTCATGCGGGCGGGGCCCCAGCTCGGAGTTGCGAAGGCCGCACGGGCCCCTCCCTGCACCCTCCCCATCCTTGGCCGACGCTCTATTATCCCGACGAAAAGAAGTAATAGAAGGCAAACAAACTTTCGCATTTGGGTAAAAAATGCAAACATATTCCCTTTTCTTTCACTTTTTCACTCTTCAAGCGTAATTTTTTTATATTTTTGGGGAAAACCTAACCAATATAAGAGGTATTTTATGGCAATTACGAAAGTTTGGCTCGATGAATCTAGCGACGAATGCGTCTCCTGCGGCGCTTGCGAAGCAACTTGCGATGCAGTCTTCTCCGTTCCGGAAAAGATGGTCGTTAAGGAAGGCGTTGATTACAGCGCATACGAAAACGAAATCAAGGACGCAGCTGACAGCTGCCCGGCCGGCGTGATCAAGTTCTCGTAATTCGAGCATTTAGGCAAAGTTATCGCGGAACCCCGCGATGGTACGAAGCTTTGCTTATCTTGTAAGATTGAACACAAAAACAGCACTCGATTCTATCGAGTGCTGTTTTTGTTTGTTTTCGCATTTGTCACCCCGGATTCATTCCGGGGTCACCTTTTCCGTTAAAAAGGCGATGCCGGAACGGAGTCCGGCATGACAGTGTAAAGCGCGACTCTCGGCTAGAAGCCCTTTTTCATGGACTTAAGAAGAGCATTCAGCTTGGCGGGCTGAGCGGCGTTTGCCTTCTTCGGAGCAAAGCCCGGGCGTTCCTTACCGGCAATCTTGTTCTTGAGGTCGGCAATCGTTGCATGACCCTGGATGCCACCCTGCGGGCGAGCACCACCGTCGCGATGACCGAAGTTACCACGCGGGCCTCCCACGCGCTGACCACGAGGACCGTTTGCGCCAGCACCGGCAACACCGTCCGTCTGTTCCTGCTTCATGGAAAGGCTGATGCGCTTCTGGTTTGCATCGACTGCAACCACGCGAACCTTCACCACGTCACCGACCGTAAGCACGTCCTTAGCGTCCGTCACATACTTGTCGCTGATTTCAGAAATGTGAACGAGACCGTCCTGATGCACGCCGATGTCCACGAAAGCACCGAAGTTAGCAACGTTGGTCACGACACCTTCCATCCAGCTACCCGTCACGAGGTCGTTGATGGTCTTGATGCGGTCATCGAACTTAGCATAACGGAATTCCTTACGCGGGTCGCGGCTCGGCTTCTGGAGTTCCTTGAGGATATCTTCCAAAGTAGCACGACCGACTTCGTCGGAGAGGAATTCGTCGAGCTTGATGCCCTTCACAGCGTCTGCATTGCCGACAATTTCCTTGACCGGAACGCCGACCTTTTCAGCCATCTTTTCGACAAGAGCGTAGTTTTCAGGATGCACGGCGGAATCGTCGAGCGGATTTTCAGCACCCGGGATACGCATAAAGCCAGCAGCTTGTTCGAACGCCTTCGGGCCAAAGCCCTTCACCTTCTTCAAGTCTTCGCGACTTGCATAAGCGCCGTTTTCTTCACGGTACTTCACAATCGCTTCAGAGAGCGTGTTGCTGAGGCCTGCCACGTGAGAGAGGAGCGGAGCAGAAGCGCTGTTCACGTCAACACCGACCATGTTCACGCAGCTTTCTACGACTTCGTCCAAACGCTTCTTGAGTTCGCGCTGGTTCACGTCGTGCTGGTACTGGCCCACGCCAATGGACTGCGGATCGACCTTGACAAGTTCAGCGAGTGGGTCCTGCAAGCGGCGGCCAATAGAAATAGCGCCACGGGTCGTCACGTCTTCCTTCGGGAATTCGGCGATAGCGATCATGCTTGCGCTATAGACAGAAGCACCCGCTTCAGAAACGATAACGCGCGGCGGAACCTTGCCCTTGAACTTGAGAGCCATTTCACCACAGAAAGCGTCCGTTTCGCGGCTTGCCGTACCATTACCAATAGCGATGAGGTCAATCTGATACTTGTCGATGAGGCTCATCAGATAAACTGCGGCTCCGGCCTTGTCGTTCCACGGTTCATGCGGCTTGATGATGCCGTGATCCATGAACTTGCCGTTTTTGTCGAGCACAGCGACCTTGCAACCCGTACGGAAACCCGGGTCGAGGGCGAGCACAGCCTTGTGGCCTGCCGGAGCGGCGAGCAAAACGTCCTGGAGGTTCTTGGAGAACACCTTGAAAGCTTCTTCTTCGGCGGCGTCCTTGAGGAGGAGGCGCACTTCGCTTTCCATGCTCGGCTGGAGCAAGCGTTCCCAAGCGTCCTTGCACATATCTTCGAGATACGGCTTCCAGACAGAGTCGTGCTTGATGACCTGATTCTGGAGGTAACCGATCATTTCTTCGTTCGGGACTTCGATGGAGAGGCGAAGCACCTTTTCCTTTTCGCCACGGCGGAGAGCGAGCATACGGTGGCTCGGGATCTTGGAGACCGGTTCGCTAAAGTCGTAGTAGTCCTTGAACTTGGTTTCTTGCTTTTCGAAATCCTTCTTGACCTTGGAAACCATAACACCAGTCTTTTCGACCTTGTTGCGGAGGTACTGACGGTATTCGGCGTTGTCTGCAACTTCTTCGGCCAAGATGTCTGCAGCACCCTTGAGGGCGGCACGCGGGTCGGCAAGGCCTTTTTCTTCGGACAAATAAATGCGTGCAATTTCTTCTGCCGTGTTTCCGGTATTTTCCTGAGCCCACATCAGGCGGGCAAGCGGTTCCAGACCAAGTTCCTTTGCAATCGTTGCGCGAGTACGCTTCTTCGGCTTGAACGGAGCGTAAATATCTTCGAGAAGAGTCTTGTCCTTGCAAGCTTCAATCTGTGCCTTGAGTTCCGGCGTGAGCTTGCCCTGTTCCTCGATGCTCTTGAGGATCGTTTCCTTGCGGTCCACAAGTTCCTGGAGGTAGTCGCGACGGTGGCTGATGTCGCGGAGTTCAATTTCGTTCAAAGTACCCGTCTGGTCCTTGCGGTAACGGGCGATAAAGGGGATCGTGCCCCCCTGGTCCATAAGTTCGAGCGCCTTAGATACGCGCCACACTTCAAGATTCAGCTCTTCAGCAATAATCGCAGAAAAATCCATTTGAGATTCCTACTTGTAGATTCCGTTTCCGGATTTGGGGTCCACCGAACCGTACACCCTTGTTTGGATAGCACAGCCCGCACGGCCCTCGTGATACACGCCCGGCAACAACCGCTGCCAGACACCCCGTTCGGGGGTCTACCGAATATAGCAAAAGAAAGTGTCAAATTTTCGACAGTTGAGGGTTAGGCTCAAAAAAGATGTCTGGACAGGGAGGAACGGGAAGAAAGACTAGCGCCAGGAGATACAGTTGAGACGGTTATCATTTCTACATATTCTAAACCTGATTCCGCAAAGCACCAACGTCCTCCACGGAAAGGCCAGAACACGCTGCAATTTCTTCATCAGACAATTTGCCATTTGCTTAAACTATCGGACAACTCCTCAATAAAAAAAAGGAACTTTCAAAAGCTCTACAACCGTAAAAATGTACGAGTCTACAAACTGTTCACCTGTTTCCAAATCAATAGTCGATGCACGGTGAATAATGCGGTCGTCATTTTCAAAAATGCGGTACTGAGCAAGAGCAATGCCCCCGATACAAGACCGAGACTGGCTCCAGTCGGCTTCACATCGTAATTCCATTTTACGCCATGCTCCGTCTGATTTGCAACCATTTCATTATGGAAAATCTGTTTATATCAAATCAACAGAATCACAGTGGGACAACATAGAAAAAAGAAATATATTTACGCTATGGCATTACAAGATTACAACAAATTCCTCGAAGACAGTCTCGCTATTGACACCCGCTATCCAACGCTAGAAGAATTTCTTTTGGCTCTTGCAAATTGTATTCCTGAAAAGCCTTCCGAGGACGAAAAAAAACATATCATAGACAGCCAATTAGGCCGAAGAGTTATTTCAAAGAAAGACATCGTTGATTACCTGGCTTCTATGGGATTACGTTATGATTTAGTGATGCCATTATACATCTATATTATCAGACATCCTAGATTGAACATAATGAGCAGAAATAGTTATCTGCATCTTATAATGTTCACATTATTTATAAACCGATATAATCTTAACGAGTATGCCGACATAAACAAGCATCCTTTAGAAGGATATTCCAGAATAACGGGTTTTACAGATTTTCTAAAAGAAACTGTTGTAAAAAAAGACGGTCACTATGATATCAAAATGCCCGAAGGAGATAATTCAGAATACCTAGACAATTTATACAACTGGCTAAATGGGAGCATTCCAACAATTGGGACTCTTGAACGTTTTTTACAACATGTAGCTTCTGTCGAAAATTCTCCCATAACCATGAACCGCAATAAAATTCTTGTCTTGTGGTTTTTCCAGTTCATGTCAAAAAATTATCCCCACGACGAAAAGCATTTCGCATCAAAAGAATATCAAGATCAAAGGGAAAAAAATGATGATGAATTAGAGGAAATAGACAATCTTGTTGTTGGCCCTAAAATGCCCTATTCACTTGCAGATAATACCGAGCGAATAGAAAAAGCCAAGGAAAAATATTCCATCGATGAATATCCGTTTATTGCTCAAATGCAAATCAAGCACCTTATTTACCAACATCGATATAAAGAAGCCATGACAATAGTCCAAAATATTGTCCCGCTATTTTTCTATTTGAGTTCCAATGAAAATTGGGGTTGGTTTTCTCTTATTCTAAGTTTTGTTATTTTCAACTATACAGAAACAAAGGATAAGAAAGAAAAAATATCCTTAAAGAGTCTATTCAAAAGAATTTATAATCTTGGATGCATTTTTGAAATTGACGACAACCTTCTAGAACTGGAAAAAAAAGAAAACGAAGATATAATCGTTAATAAATACTGCCGTAGATTTAAAGAATGGAGA
It contains:
- a CDS encoding aspartate aminotransferase family protein, encoding MAQSLANSVFEEDKQFIAPLYGKANIEFVRGEGSYLFDKNGKKYLDFVAGIAVNALGHQNAAIKKAVEEQMDSFFHISNLYPNYPQVNLAKALLAATGFDKAFFCNSGTEANEGCIKFARKYFDRKGEKNRQKIVTFINSFHGRTFAALSATGQPAIREGFGSMPGDFVHVPWNDVAALKAEVNNDTCAIMLESLAAEGGVMTVSDEMVAAINSLKKEFGCLVIVDEVQAGMGRLGTFLGLQKHGIDADLVSLAKALGGGLPLGAVLLRQKVADQLKAGDHGTTFGGNPVACAVGLAVVNQIAKPEFLANVEARSAQLKAGLEAIAAKFPAVKGVRGEGLILGLALDESLPVGNVIAAARDEGMMVLSAKGNVLRLLPPLNVSAAECDEALAKLGAAFAKVAK
- the argB gene encoding acetylglutamate kinase, whose amino-acid sequence is MKKVVVKIGGSLAIDEAKLADFVAAVSKLPAMGCQVAVVHGGGKDINENISLLREQPTFIDGLRVTTPSIMKMVEMTLSGHVNKKLVRMLLENNCNAVGLSGVDGKLFEVVKKQGKVDLGLVGEVKKVNPQIVETLWSAGFVPVVSPISIGPDENGKAVSWNVNADTAASELAVALHADQFVLVSDVPGVMDDSKTVIPELTEDASEALIASGVINGGMIPKVRESFKSIERGLKSIHIVGWKDADHFVKQINGELNYGTILG
- a CDS encoding ferredoxin, which encodes MAITKVWLDESSDECVSCGACEATCDAVFSVPEKMVVKEGVDYSAYENEIKDAADSCPAGVIKFS
- a CDS encoding Tex family protein codes for the protein MDFSAIIAEELNLEVWRVSKALELMDQGGTIPFIARYRKDQTGTLNEIELRDISHRRDYLQELVDRKETILKSIEEQGKLTPELKAQIEACKDKTLLEDIYAPFKPKKRTRATIAKELGLEPLARLMWAQENTGNTAEEIARIYLSEEKGLADPRAALKGAADILAEEVADNAEYRQYLRNKVEKTGVMVSKVKKDFEKQETKFKDYYDFSEPVSKIPSHRMLALRRGEKEKVLRLSIEVPNEEMIGYLQNQVIKHDSVWKPYLEDMCKDAWERLLQPSMESEVRLLLKDAAEEEAFKVFSKNLQDVLLAAPAGHKAVLALDPGFRTGCKVAVLDKNGKFMDHGIIKPHEPWNDKAGAAVYLMSLIDKYQIDLIAIGNGTASRETDAFCGEMALKFKGKVPPRVIVSEAGASVYSASMIAIAEFPKEDVTTRGAISIGRRLQDPLAELVKVDPQSIGVGQYQHDVNQRELKKRLDEVVESCVNMVGVDVNSASAPLLSHVAGLSNTLSEAIVKYREENGAYASREDLKKVKGFGPKAFEQAAGFMRIPGAENPLDDSAVHPENYALVEKMAEKVGVPVKEIVGNADAVKGIKLDEFLSDEVGRATLEDILKELQKPSRDPRKEFRYAKFDDRIKTINDLVTGSWMEGVVTNVANFGAFVDIGVHQDGLVHISEISDKYVTDAKDVLTVGDVVKVRVVAVDANQKRISLSMKQEQTDGVAGAGANGPRGQRVGGPRGNFGHRDGGARPQGGIQGHATIADLKNKIAGKERPGFAPKKANAAQPAKLNALLKSMKKGF